In Malus sylvestris chromosome 16, drMalSylv7.2, whole genome shotgun sequence, the following are encoded in one genomic region:
- the LOC126607528 gene encoding protein SIEVE ELEMENT OCCLUSION C isoform X1 yields MDSLGSDSVSSLSEEVLIKKLLLSHDPDGCHFDSELLLCAVEKIMICTAASEVLDEDLDANEKIIVSDIEELETLEALGIFKSETFCKISHEILCKCSDEENLHRRTMILFDLLGKYRWGEKVVLVLTSFVASYGEFRLLMQLNSSIPLAISVAMLKQLPTDVSPLKPQFNALSLLVDAMVDVTKCIIKFEKLPLSRVELDDETKAVAKSQIYIAVYWIIRGILKCSSQITDSTALKSDQISDSTIIATWELVSLAYQLRSIYDHLRQQVEVCHHQTETKLYHKLLNIFKETQVDNQEVLSLLFAFTDDFPLKQCPSQAKLGVSDLKSKVVILLISRPELLSIEESLFLVQQTHNHPHNKDAEASYAIVWVPIPVSSTWTNAEKENFEYLSNSLPWYSIRQPWLLNSAVVTFIKEAWCCKSEPVLVVLNSQGTVTNPNAIDMLFIWGARAYPFSASREKELWQEQNWTLHFLIDEIDPLLTKRVEEGRNICIYGSNSIDWIVEFTAKMEIIKSAGVQLEMVYVGKRNSTPLVKDILANVRYKKLSSALPSMKTHFFWLRLESIRRSKLRLGKPENYTDNVLDEVSALLDIDNNDKNWAVIGRGSNSIDIIRLEGPKIMECLDLFPSWGGNLAELGFFGAFRHALAPPILPRPCGHDFTHPSKEQGEGVIVCGKCKHPMKKFVMYK; encoded by the exons ATGGACTCGCTCGGAAGTGACTCTGTGTCATCTTTGTCAGAAGAAGTCCTGATCAAGAAGCTACTTCTTAGCCATGATCCTGACGGTTGCCATTTTGATTCTGAGCTCTTGCTTTGTGCAGTGGAGAAAATCATGATTTGCACGGCTGCATCCGAA GTTCTTGATGAAGACCTTGATGCCAatgaaaaaattattgtaaGCGACATAGAAGAACTCGAAACACTAGAAGCTCTCGGAATATTTAAATCAGAAACCTTTTGTAAGATTTCTCATGAG ATACTTTGCAAGTGCTCTGATGAAGAAAACCTACACAGAAGGACAATGATTTTGTTTGATTTGCTGGGAAAATATAGATGGGGTGAAAAAGTGGTATTAGTGCTCACATCTTTTGTAGCAAGTTATGGCGAATTCAGGCTCCTAATGCAGCTAAACTCTAGTATTCCCTTGGCAATATCAGTTGCAATGCTTAAGCAATTGCCGACTGACGTGAGCCCTTTGAAGCCTCAATTTAACGCCTTGAGTTTGTTAGTTGATGCAATGGTGGATGTAACCAAGTGTATCATCAAGTTTGAAAAACTTCCACTTTCGCGTGTGGAGTTGGACGATGAGACAAAGGCTGTTGCAAAGTCCCAAATCTATATCGCTGTTTACTGGATCATTCGAGGCATCTTGAAATGCTCTTCTCAAATCACAGATTCAACAGCCTTGAAATCTGACCAG ATTTCAGATTCAACCATAATTGCAACATGGGAGCTCGTAAGTTTGGCGTATCAGCTGCGCAGCATTTACGATCACCTCAGACAGCAGGTTGAAGTGTGCCATCACCAAACAG AGACAAAGCTGTATCATAAGCTGCTGAATATCTTCAAGGAGACCCAAGTGGACAACCAAGAGGTGCTTAGCTTGCTTTTTGCCTTTACAGATGACTTTCCACTCAAGCAATGCCCCTCACAAGCAAAG CTTGGTGTCTCTGATCTGAAGAGCAAGGTAGTCATACTCTTGATCTCAAGGCCAGAGCTTCTTTCGATAGAGGAGTCACTCTTTCTGGTTCAGCAAACACATAATCATCCTCACAACAAAGATGCAGAGGCCAGTTATGCAATTGTATGGGTTCCCATTCCAGTTTCCAGTACTTGGACCAATGCCgaaaaggaaaattttgaatACTTATCAAATTCTTTGCCTTGGTACTCTATAAGGCAACCCTGGCTTCTTAACTCAGCAGTGGTGACATTCATAAAAGAAGCATGGTGCTGCAAAAGTGAGCCGGTTTTGGTTGTGTTGAATTCGCAGGGAACAGTCACAAACCCTAATGCAATTGACATGCTGTTTATCTGGGGTGCTAGAGCGTATCCTTTTTCAGCATCAAGAGAGAAAGAACTTTGGCAAGAGCAGAATTGGACATTGCATTTTTTGATTGATGAAATTGACCCCCTGCTGACTAAGCGG GTGGAAGAAGGCAGAAATATTTGCATCTATGGAAGTAACAGCATAGATTGGATTGTAGAATTCACTGCTAAGATGGAGATTATTAAAAGCGCAGGAGTGCAGCTTGAGATGGTGTATGTTGGCAAGAGGAACTCAACCCCGCTTGTGAAGGACATTTTAGCTAATGTAAGATATAAAAAATTGAGCAGCGCATTGCCTTCCATGAAAACGCATTTCTTCTGGCTTCGGTTGGAAAGTATAAGAAGATCAAAACTCCGGCTAGGCAAGCCGGAGAACTACACTGACAATGTTTTAGATGAGGTGTCAGCATTGCTAGATATCGATAACAATGACAAAAATTGGGCAGTCATAGGGAGAGGATCGAATTCGATTGATATAATAAGACTTGAAGGACCAAAGATCATGGAATGCTTAGACTTGTTTCCTAGTTGGGGAGGAAATTTGGCTGAGTTAGGATTTTTTGGTGCATTTAGACATGCCCTTGCACCACCTATTCTTCCTAGGCCTTGTGGTCATGATTTTACTCACCCTAGTAAAGAACAAGGTGAAGGAGTGATAGTTTGTGGCAAGTGTAAGCACCCCATGAAGAAGTTTGTTATGTATAAATGA
- the LOC126607528 gene encoding protein SIEVE ELEMENT OCCLUSION C isoform X2 has translation MDSLGSDSVSSLSEEVLIKKLLLSHDPDGCHFDSELLLCAVEKIMICTAASEVLDEDLDANEKIIVSDIEELETLEALGIFKSETFCKISHEILCKCSDEENLHRRTMILFDLLGKYRWGEKVVLVLTSFVASYGEFRLLMQLNSSIPLAISVAMLKQLPTDVSPLKPQFNALSLLVDAMVDVTKCIIKFEKLPLSRVELDDETKAVAKSQIYIAVYWIIRGILKCSSQITDSTALKSDQISDSTIIATWELVSLAYQLRSIYDHLRQQVEVCHHQTETKLYHKLLNIFKETQVDNQELGVSDLKSKVVILLISRPELLSIEESLFLVQQTHNHPHNKDAEASYAIVWVPIPVSSTWTNAEKENFEYLSNSLPWYSIRQPWLLNSAVVTFIKEAWCCKSEPVLVVLNSQGTVTNPNAIDMLFIWGARAYPFSASREKELWQEQNWTLHFLIDEIDPLLTKRVEEGRNICIYGSNSIDWIVEFTAKMEIIKSAGVQLEMVYVGKRNSTPLVKDILANVRYKKLSSALPSMKTHFFWLRLESIRRSKLRLGKPENYTDNVLDEVSALLDIDNNDKNWAVIGRGSNSIDIIRLEGPKIMECLDLFPSWGGNLAELGFFGAFRHALAPPILPRPCGHDFTHPSKEQGEGVIVCGKCKHPMKKFVMYK, from the exons ATGGACTCGCTCGGAAGTGACTCTGTGTCATCTTTGTCAGAAGAAGTCCTGATCAAGAAGCTACTTCTTAGCCATGATCCTGACGGTTGCCATTTTGATTCTGAGCTCTTGCTTTGTGCAGTGGAGAAAATCATGATTTGCACGGCTGCATCCGAA GTTCTTGATGAAGACCTTGATGCCAatgaaaaaattattgtaaGCGACATAGAAGAACTCGAAACACTAGAAGCTCTCGGAATATTTAAATCAGAAACCTTTTGTAAGATTTCTCATGAG ATACTTTGCAAGTGCTCTGATGAAGAAAACCTACACAGAAGGACAATGATTTTGTTTGATTTGCTGGGAAAATATAGATGGGGTGAAAAAGTGGTATTAGTGCTCACATCTTTTGTAGCAAGTTATGGCGAATTCAGGCTCCTAATGCAGCTAAACTCTAGTATTCCCTTGGCAATATCAGTTGCAATGCTTAAGCAATTGCCGACTGACGTGAGCCCTTTGAAGCCTCAATTTAACGCCTTGAGTTTGTTAGTTGATGCAATGGTGGATGTAACCAAGTGTATCATCAAGTTTGAAAAACTTCCACTTTCGCGTGTGGAGTTGGACGATGAGACAAAGGCTGTTGCAAAGTCCCAAATCTATATCGCTGTTTACTGGATCATTCGAGGCATCTTGAAATGCTCTTCTCAAATCACAGATTCAACAGCCTTGAAATCTGACCAG ATTTCAGATTCAACCATAATTGCAACATGGGAGCTCGTAAGTTTGGCGTATCAGCTGCGCAGCATTTACGATCACCTCAGACAGCAGGTTGAAGTGTGCCATCACCAAACAG AGACAAAGCTGTATCATAAGCTGCTGAATATCTTCAAGGAGACCCAAGTGGACAACCAAGAG CTTGGTGTCTCTGATCTGAAGAGCAAGGTAGTCATACTCTTGATCTCAAGGCCAGAGCTTCTTTCGATAGAGGAGTCACTCTTTCTGGTTCAGCAAACACATAATCATCCTCACAACAAAGATGCAGAGGCCAGTTATGCAATTGTATGGGTTCCCATTCCAGTTTCCAGTACTTGGACCAATGCCgaaaaggaaaattttgaatACTTATCAAATTCTTTGCCTTGGTACTCTATAAGGCAACCCTGGCTTCTTAACTCAGCAGTGGTGACATTCATAAAAGAAGCATGGTGCTGCAAAAGTGAGCCGGTTTTGGTTGTGTTGAATTCGCAGGGAACAGTCACAAACCCTAATGCAATTGACATGCTGTTTATCTGGGGTGCTAGAGCGTATCCTTTTTCAGCATCAAGAGAGAAAGAACTTTGGCAAGAGCAGAATTGGACATTGCATTTTTTGATTGATGAAATTGACCCCCTGCTGACTAAGCGG GTGGAAGAAGGCAGAAATATTTGCATCTATGGAAGTAACAGCATAGATTGGATTGTAGAATTCACTGCTAAGATGGAGATTATTAAAAGCGCAGGAGTGCAGCTTGAGATGGTGTATGTTGGCAAGAGGAACTCAACCCCGCTTGTGAAGGACATTTTAGCTAATGTAAGATATAAAAAATTGAGCAGCGCATTGCCTTCCATGAAAACGCATTTCTTCTGGCTTCGGTTGGAAAGTATAAGAAGATCAAAACTCCGGCTAGGCAAGCCGGAGAACTACACTGACAATGTTTTAGATGAGGTGTCAGCATTGCTAGATATCGATAACAATGACAAAAATTGGGCAGTCATAGGGAGAGGATCGAATTCGATTGATATAATAAGACTTGAAGGACCAAAGATCATGGAATGCTTAGACTTGTTTCCTAGTTGGGGAGGAAATTTGGCTGAGTTAGGATTTTTTGGTGCATTTAGACATGCCCTTGCACCACCTATTCTTCCTAGGCCTTGTGGTCATGATTTTACTCACCCTAGTAAAGAACAAGGTGAAGGAGTGATAGTTTGTGGCAAGTGTAAGCACCCCATGAAGAAGTTTGTTATGTATAAATGA
- the LOC126607526 gene encoding protein SIEVE ELEMENT OCCLUSION B-like isoform X2, producing MALVPQNIAKPPTPAQSYNNPAIPAAQSYNNPPAPAQSYNNPHVPAAQSYNNPPAPAAQNYNPAPIAAVQNYNPAPMLAAQNYNPAPLPTAQNYNPAPMLTAQNYNPALVPAAQSYNAPQAPGAQSYNAPQATGAQYYNKPTAGGRRGGDYYNRPLPEDGRRFSSTFDDSMLTNQILASDKSRARPYDVSLLSLKHILQTVDVILSRVTQPDIHSTVTGALVTGAHADALEHEKASHAIMSGLPDNFDVPTSLFNAISCEIFCKWLSGEDANKTTMDILDIVQHYDWDEKVVLALGAFAVKDGEYWLVAHFYTTNPLAKAVGQLKQVQEILEHAGTSLKPKFDAYNNLVRAVLNVTKCIVQLHDLHHDPIMTTEAESAATTALIPTAVYWTIRSIVVAATQLLGITGMGPEHVTEAWELSSLAHKLENIHGHLKENLNRLLDIIKTKKEEQELCEIAYIVESPHIDNTKPLRVVFDNDDKPALYDCYSKKRVDIDVLKRKVVILFLSDMDVIHENEYMIVQQMYLEKRQNATRPESQYEVVWIPIVDTWTDAKYQQFEELRRSMEWYTVFHPSVVAKTVIRYMRKQDKWNYDKKPLLVVMDPQGKIVHTNAVHMMCVWGSIAFPFTSQRERLLWEEETWRIELLADAIDQNLITWITEGKYICLYGGEDIDWIRNFTKSAKNVAREAGIQLELLYVGKRNPKEKVVRNIMNVIQAEKLSHTLEWNLIWFFWMRLESMWQSKGHQMQSEAIRSGRLRTDNMKNDPVMQGIISMLSFGSSDRGWAVIGAGSSEMSKANGEHMHRSLSEYSLWNKRAAETGFVRALNEHLTGVYKEAPHHCTSLILPATGLMPETVACAECGRLMERFTMFRCCTD from the exons ATGGCACTTGTTCCTCAGAATATTGCTAAGCCCCCTACACCTGCTCAGAGTTATAACAACCCCGCTATACCGGCTGCTCAGAGTTATAATAACCCCCCTGCAC CTGCTCAGAGTTATAACAACCCCCATGTACCGGCTGCTCAGAGTTATAATAACCCCCCTGCACCGGCTGCCCAGAATTATAATCCTGCTCCTATTGCAGCTGTTCAGAATTACAACCCTGCCCCTATGCTGGCTGCTCAGAATTACAATCCTGCCCCTCTGCCGACTGCTCAGAATTACAATCCTGCCCCTATGCTGACAGCTCAGAATTACAATCCGGCCCTTGTGCCTGCTGCTCAGAGTTATAATGCACCCCAGGCACCAGGTGCTCAGAGTTATAATGCACCCCAGGCAACAGGTGCTCAGTATTACAATAAGCCCACCGCCGGAGGACGCAGAGGAGGAGACTACTATAACCGCCCTCTACCCGAAGATGGGCGTCGCTTTTCTTCAACTTTTGATGACAGTATGCTGACCAACCAAATTCTGGCTAGTGACAAGTCTCGTGCCCGTCCCTATGAtgtctctctcctttctttgAAACACATTCTTCAAACCGTCGACGTGATTCTGTCCCGCGTCACCCAACCTGACATCCACAGCACCGTCACG GGAGCACTAGTGACGGGTGCACATGCCGATGCTTTGGAGCATGAGAAGGCTTCCCATGCTATCATGAGTGGTCTCCCTGACAACTTCGATGTTCCAACCAGCCTGTTTAATGCAATTTCCTGCGAG ATATTCTGCAAGTGGCTGTCTGGGGAAGATGCCAACAAGACAACCATGGACATATTAGACATTGTGCAACACTACGACTGGGATGAAAAGGTTGTGCTTGCCTTGGGAGCTTTTGCTGTGAAAGATGGTGAATACTGGCTTGTGGCTCACTTTTACACCACCAACCCTCTCGCCAAAGCGGTTGGGCAGCTTAAGCAAGTGCAAGAGATACTGGAACATGCCGGGACTAGCTTGAAGCCCAAGTTTGACGCCTACAACAATCTGGTTAGGGCCGTGCTCAATGTGACCAAGTGCATTGTTCAGCTACATGACCTCCACCACGACCCCATCATGACCACTGAAGCAGAGTCGGCGGCTACCACTGCTCTTATCCCCACAGCTGTTTACTGGACGATTCGGAGTATTGTAGTTGCTGCAACGCAGCTTTTGGGGATCACTGGCATGGGCCCCGA GCATGTGACAGAGGCATGGGAACTATCTTCCTTGGCTCATAAGCTCGAAAACATACACGGCCACCTCAAGGAGAATCTCAACAGATTACTTGACATCATCA AGACGAAGAAAGAAGAGCAAGAATTATGTGAAATTGCTTACATAGTGGAATCACCGCACATAGATAACACGAAGCCTTTGAGGGTCGTGTTTGACAATGATGATAAGCCTGCACTCTATGATTGCTACAGCAAGAAGAGG GTTGACATTGATGTGCTGAAGAGGAAGGTTGTGATACTGTTCCTTTCAGACATGGACGTTATCCACGAAAACGAGTACATGATTGTTCAACAAATGTACTTGGAAAAACGGCAGAATGCAACTAGGCCGGAGAGCCAGTATGAGGTTGTGTGGATTCCAATTGTGGACACGTGGACCGATGCCAAGTACCAGCAGTTCGAGGAACTTAGAAGGAGCATGGAATGGTACACAGTGTTCCATCCTTCGGTTGTCGCTAAGACTGTCATCAGGTACATGAGGAAGCAGGATAAATGGAACTATGACAAGAAGCCTCTGCTTGTGGTGATGGACCCTCAAGGCAAAATAGTGCACACCAATGCTGTTCACATGATGTGTGTTTGGGGAAGCATAGCCTTCCCTTTCACTAGCCAGAGAGAGAGATTGCTTTGGGAAGAAGAAACCTGGAGGATCGAGCTTTTGGCAGATGCCATCGATCAGAACCTAATTACCTGG ATCACGGAAGGGAAATACATTTGCTTGTATGGTGGGGAAGATATAGATTGGATCAGAAATTTCACAAAGTCAGCCAAAAATGTGGCTCGGGAAGCTGGGATCCAGTTGGAATTGCTTTATGTGGGGAAGAGAAACCCTAAGGAGAAAGTGGTGAGGAACATCATGAACGTCATCCAAGCTGAGAAGCTAAGCCACACTCTTGAGTGGAATCTTATCTGGTTCTTCTGGATGCGTCTCGAGAGCATGTGGCAGTCCAAGGGACACCAGATGCAGTCTGAGGCTATTAGGTCTGGTCGCCTTAGGACCGACAACATGAAGAATGATCCAGTGATGCAGGGGATCATATCGATGCTGAGCTTCGGTTCAAGTGACCGTGGATGGGCTGTGATTGGCGCCGGTTCATCGGAGATGTCTAAGGCTAATGGGGAGCACATGCACAGAAGTTTAAGCGAGTATAGCTTGTGGAATAAAAGGGCGGCCGAGACAGGGTTTGTACGTGCACTGAATGAGCACTTGACTGGGGTTTATAAAGAAGCTCCACATCACTGCACCAGTCTCATATTGCCTGCCACTGGACTCATGCCTGAGACGGTGGCCTGCGCTGAATGCGGCCGCCTCATGGAGCGGTTCACCATGTTCCGCTGCTGCACTGATTGA
- the LOC126607526 gene encoding protein SIEVE ELEMENT OCCLUSION B-like isoform X1: protein MALVPQNIAKPPTPAQSYNNPAIPAAQSYNNPPAPAQSYNNPPAPAQSYNNPHVPAAQSYNNPPAPAAQNYNPAPIAAVQNYNPAPMLAAQNYNPAPLPTAQNYNPAPMLTAQNYNPALVPAAQSYNAPQAPGAQSYNAPQATGAQYYNKPTAGGRRGGDYYNRPLPEDGRRFSSTFDDSMLTNQILASDKSRARPYDVSLLSLKHILQTVDVILSRVTQPDIHSTVTGALVTGAHADALEHEKASHAIMSGLPDNFDVPTSLFNAISCEIFCKWLSGEDANKTTMDILDIVQHYDWDEKVVLALGAFAVKDGEYWLVAHFYTTNPLAKAVGQLKQVQEILEHAGTSLKPKFDAYNNLVRAVLNVTKCIVQLHDLHHDPIMTTEAESAATTALIPTAVYWTIRSIVVAATQLLGITGMGPEHVTEAWELSSLAHKLENIHGHLKENLNRLLDIIKTKKEEQELCEIAYIVESPHIDNTKPLRVVFDNDDKPALYDCYSKKRVDIDVLKRKVVILFLSDMDVIHENEYMIVQQMYLEKRQNATRPESQYEVVWIPIVDTWTDAKYQQFEELRRSMEWYTVFHPSVVAKTVIRYMRKQDKWNYDKKPLLVVMDPQGKIVHTNAVHMMCVWGSIAFPFTSQRERLLWEEETWRIELLADAIDQNLITWITEGKYICLYGGEDIDWIRNFTKSAKNVAREAGIQLELLYVGKRNPKEKVVRNIMNVIQAEKLSHTLEWNLIWFFWMRLESMWQSKGHQMQSEAIRSGRLRTDNMKNDPVMQGIISMLSFGSSDRGWAVIGAGSSEMSKANGEHMHRSLSEYSLWNKRAAETGFVRALNEHLTGVYKEAPHHCTSLILPATGLMPETVACAECGRLMERFTMFRCCTD, encoded by the exons ATGGCACTTGTTCCTCAGAATATTGCTAAGCCCCCTACACCTGCTCAGAGTTATAACAACCCCGCTATACCGGCTGCTCAGAGTTATAATAACCCCCCTGCACCTGCTCAGAGTTATAATAACCCTCCTGCACCTGCTCAGAGTTATAACAACCCCCATGTACCGGCTGCTCAGAGTTATAATAACCCCCCTGCACCGGCTGCCCAGAATTATAATCCTGCTCCTATTGCAGCTGTTCAGAATTACAACCCTGCCCCTATGCTGGCTGCTCAGAATTACAATCCTGCCCCTCTGCCGACTGCTCAGAATTACAATCCTGCCCCTATGCTGACAGCTCAGAATTACAATCCGGCCCTTGTGCCTGCTGCTCAGAGTTATAATGCACCCCAGGCACCAGGTGCTCAGAGTTATAATGCACCCCAGGCAACAGGTGCTCAGTATTACAATAAGCCCACCGCCGGAGGACGCAGAGGAGGAGACTACTATAACCGCCCTCTACCCGAAGATGGGCGTCGCTTTTCTTCAACTTTTGATGACAGTATGCTGACCAACCAAATTCTGGCTAGTGACAAGTCTCGTGCCCGTCCCTATGAtgtctctctcctttctttgAAACACATTCTTCAAACCGTCGACGTGATTCTGTCCCGCGTCACCCAACCTGACATCCACAGCACCGTCACG GGAGCACTAGTGACGGGTGCACATGCCGATGCTTTGGAGCATGAGAAGGCTTCCCATGCTATCATGAGTGGTCTCCCTGACAACTTCGATGTTCCAACCAGCCTGTTTAATGCAATTTCCTGCGAG ATATTCTGCAAGTGGCTGTCTGGGGAAGATGCCAACAAGACAACCATGGACATATTAGACATTGTGCAACACTACGACTGGGATGAAAAGGTTGTGCTTGCCTTGGGAGCTTTTGCTGTGAAAGATGGTGAATACTGGCTTGTGGCTCACTTTTACACCACCAACCCTCTCGCCAAAGCGGTTGGGCAGCTTAAGCAAGTGCAAGAGATACTGGAACATGCCGGGACTAGCTTGAAGCCCAAGTTTGACGCCTACAACAATCTGGTTAGGGCCGTGCTCAATGTGACCAAGTGCATTGTTCAGCTACATGACCTCCACCACGACCCCATCATGACCACTGAAGCAGAGTCGGCGGCTACCACTGCTCTTATCCCCACAGCTGTTTACTGGACGATTCGGAGTATTGTAGTTGCTGCAACGCAGCTTTTGGGGATCACTGGCATGGGCCCCGA GCATGTGACAGAGGCATGGGAACTATCTTCCTTGGCTCATAAGCTCGAAAACATACACGGCCACCTCAAGGAGAATCTCAACAGATTACTTGACATCATCA AGACGAAGAAAGAAGAGCAAGAATTATGTGAAATTGCTTACATAGTGGAATCACCGCACATAGATAACACGAAGCCTTTGAGGGTCGTGTTTGACAATGATGATAAGCCTGCACTCTATGATTGCTACAGCAAGAAGAGG GTTGACATTGATGTGCTGAAGAGGAAGGTTGTGATACTGTTCCTTTCAGACATGGACGTTATCCACGAAAACGAGTACATGATTGTTCAACAAATGTACTTGGAAAAACGGCAGAATGCAACTAGGCCGGAGAGCCAGTATGAGGTTGTGTGGATTCCAATTGTGGACACGTGGACCGATGCCAAGTACCAGCAGTTCGAGGAACTTAGAAGGAGCATGGAATGGTACACAGTGTTCCATCCTTCGGTTGTCGCTAAGACTGTCATCAGGTACATGAGGAAGCAGGATAAATGGAACTATGACAAGAAGCCTCTGCTTGTGGTGATGGACCCTCAAGGCAAAATAGTGCACACCAATGCTGTTCACATGATGTGTGTTTGGGGAAGCATAGCCTTCCCTTTCACTAGCCAGAGAGAGAGATTGCTTTGGGAAGAAGAAACCTGGAGGATCGAGCTTTTGGCAGATGCCATCGATCAGAACCTAATTACCTGG ATCACGGAAGGGAAATACATTTGCTTGTATGGTGGGGAAGATATAGATTGGATCAGAAATTTCACAAAGTCAGCCAAAAATGTGGCTCGGGAAGCTGGGATCCAGTTGGAATTGCTTTATGTGGGGAAGAGAAACCCTAAGGAGAAAGTGGTGAGGAACATCATGAACGTCATCCAAGCTGAGAAGCTAAGCCACACTCTTGAGTGGAATCTTATCTGGTTCTTCTGGATGCGTCTCGAGAGCATGTGGCAGTCCAAGGGACACCAGATGCAGTCTGAGGCTATTAGGTCTGGTCGCCTTAGGACCGACAACATGAAGAATGATCCAGTGATGCAGGGGATCATATCGATGCTGAGCTTCGGTTCAAGTGACCGTGGATGGGCTGTGATTGGCGCCGGTTCATCGGAGATGTCTAAGGCTAATGGGGAGCACATGCACAGAAGTTTAAGCGAGTATAGCTTGTGGAATAAAAGGGCGGCCGAGACAGGGTTTGTACGTGCACTGAATGAGCACTTGACTGGGGTTTATAAAGAAGCTCCACATCACTGCACCAGTCTCATATTGCCTGCCACTGGACTCATGCCTGAGACGGTGGCCTGCGCTGAATGCGGCCGCCTCATGGAGCGGTTCACCATGTTCCGCTGCTGCACTGATTGA